A section of the Bacteroidia bacterium genome encodes:
- a CDS encoding DUF6435 family protein, with translation MFSMFKPADKTPFEAQYIQLKMAARQAQQSGDLRKYADLVAEINRTLVQMFPSRKSETGKKTFQA, from the coding sequence ATGTTCTCAATGTTTAAACCCGCTGATAAAACGCCTTTCGAGGCTCAATACATACAGTTAAAAATGGCTGCCCGGCAGGCACAGCAATCAGGAGATCTGCGTAAGTATGCTGACCTCGTGGCCGAAATCAATCGCACGCTCGTTCAAATGTTCCCAAGCCGCAAGAGCGAAACAGGAAAAAAGACTTTTCAGGCCTGA
- a CDS encoding T9SS type A sorting domain-containing protein, producing MSKFLTMRIALVLALSYFPLQAFGQCPNDVIRMALINPSSGPNIGLEPHGIWAESMFCGTNFSYFYILPNSYLDVYADGTGAVLHGSAKIIRGGNCLSNPNDTFYFHSSFMSADQLGLNISGKDNLPPNTLNPDWINDWLFFVANDDDSYLHNGTDTIWAPHFFGANPSVNKFGLQIGYGANGKNLAFGMAWWLTYHNGTRTGMADYATELDTVCVPPAPSLALCPDQEIVKGLATQDVAQITSTVSGGVPPYQYSWTNAPDTTPDIVVSPNSTTVYTLTVTDALNRTDVAAHTVTVHDISASNGKVYMCNNKKKPKTKKVNLSSVSTKLGQGYTLGSCGTSIDLDAGSCGEIVPPTDYGPCDCDGRIKELTLVYSGPDNVTINVYSLQGQTPTSGSVFTGVMNGDTIITKSSDAGLSRFGPNTRFEIEGYSSLNQEIHTSCSQEILGKHFGVFYVLGHVDFNNNKCGTTFTPPPSSPPTDPPSSCDCEGRIKELTVVYSGPGNVDINVFSLQGQTPTAATSFTNVQTGDTLVAKSSDANLGRFGPNTRFEVAGNSSLNQTIHTSCSQEILGFTFGSFYVAAHTDYNDNQCGVPGPDPDPDTASCPQGVTRLELINPSQGANIGLTAHGIWAADLFCDNTNVTYFYVLPESYLDLNQDGSGAVMYGSARVIAGDNCLPVAEQDAVWQFHAEFYDPADSGLTISGKDNYPGGMPDTSVINDWIFLVADNSASYLYKGTDTIYMPHFFGVNPSVQKFGMQIGENANGKNLSYGMAWWFTYVNGSRTGVGDYSTELDTICVGEPIPPAPPAPPAGPCDCEGRMKEVQVVYSGPSNVTISTKSMQGNRNGTNATVFNNVQDGDTLVAKSSDASLDRFGPFLDFFVSGNSNLDQRIHTSCSQDILGNTYGAFYVHAHTDYQNNHCNATLNPMMVQDEQDQIETGLANETDGGHQPAFGEMTKDLETQAEKADGKTTHTASGLEVYPNPFNNQVQISFYNKSNEGNTVLKVTDALGKVILREVVSGSNNAWIQRTVEINGKAGLYILSIENAEGLQTKRLIKF from the coding sequence ATGTCGAAATTTCTTACAATGCGAATAGCTTTGGTGTTAGCCTTAAGCTATTTCCCTCTTCAGGCGTTTGGGCAATGTCCCAATGATGTGATCAGGATGGCCCTGATCAATCCCTCCTCCGGTCCTAATATTGGCTTGGAGCCGCACGGTATATGGGCCGAATCAATGTTTTGCGGAACGAACTTTTCCTACTTCTATATTCTGCCAAATAGCTATCTGGATGTTTATGCAGATGGCACAGGCGCTGTACTTCACGGCTCAGCCAAAATTATCAGAGGCGGAAATTGCCTGAGCAATCCCAATGACACCTTTTATTTTCATTCCTCCTTTATGAGCGCTGATCAATTGGGATTAAACATCTCCGGAAAGGATAATCTTCCGCCAAATACACTTAATCCGGACTGGATCAATGACTGGTTGTTTTTTGTGGCCAATGATGATGACTCCTATTTGCATAATGGCACTGATACCATCTGGGCACCCCACTTTTTTGGTGCGAATCCCAGTGTGAATAAATTTGGATTGCAAATCGGGTATGGTGCCAATGGCAAAAACCTGGCTTTTGGAATGGCCTGGTGGTTAACCTATCACAACGGCACACGCACCGGCATGGCAGATTACGCTACCGAACTGGATACCGTTTGCGTTCCTCCTGCACCTAGTCTTGCACTTTGTCCTGATCAGGAAATCGTGAAGGGGCTGGCTACACAGGATGTGGCACAGATCACCTCCACTGTTTCTGGCGGAGTGCCTCCGTACCAATATTCATGGACCAATGCCCCAGACACAACCCCGGATATTGTAGTGTCTCCAAATTCAACTACAGTTTATACCCTGACTGTAACCGATGCCCTCAATCGCACTGATGTAGCTGCTCATACTGTAACTGTACATGATATTAGCGCAAGCAATGGAAAGGTGTATATGTGTAACAACAAGAAAAAGCCAAAAACCAAAAAAGTAAACCTCAGCTCCGTTTCGACCAAGCTAGGACAGGGATATACACTGGGCAGTTGCGGAACTTCAATTGACCTGGACGCAGGATCCTGCGGGGAAATCGTCCCTCCTACAGACTATGGCCCATGTGATTGCGATGGCCGCATAAAGGAACTGACGCTTGTATACAGCGGACCTGATAATGTAACTATTAACGTTTACAGCCTCCAGGGGCAAACTCCCACATCAGGGTCAGTATTTACGGGTGTGATGAATGGAGATACTATTATCACCAAATCATCAGATGCCGGATTATCCCGGTTTGGACCCAATACACGTTTTGAGATCGAAGGCTACTCCAGCCTTAATCAAGAAATCCATACTTCCTGCTCTCAGGAAATATTAGGCAAGCATTTCGGAGTATTCTATGTACTCGGACATGTAGATTTTAATAATAATAAATGCGGGACAACCTTTACGCCTCCGCCATCTTCACCTCCAACCGATCCACCTTCCTCATGCGATTGCGAAGGAAGAATAAAAGAACTGACGGTAGTTTATTCAGGTCCGGGCAATGTAGACATCAATGTTTTCAGCCTACAGGGACAAACCCCTACTGCTGCTACTTCTTTTACCAACGTACAGACGGGTGATACTCTGGTAGCGAAAAGCAGTGATGCGAATCTGGGCAGATTCGGACCCAATACGCGATTTGAAGTGGCAGGAAATTCTTCATTGAATCAAACCATTCATACTTCCTGCTCACAGGAAATTTTAGGATTCACCTTCGGATCCTTCTATGTAGCGGCTCATACTGACTACAACGATAATCAATGCGGAGTTCCCGGCCCTGATCCAGACCCGGATACGGCAAGCTGTCCGCAAGGCGTTACACGTTTGGAATTAATCAATCCCTCGCAGGGTGCGAATATTGGCCTTACTGCTCACGGCATTTGGGCTGCAGACCTGTTCTGTGATAATACGAATGTTACTTATTTCTACGTATTGCCGGAATCTTACCTTGACCTGAACCAGGATGGCTCCGGAGCAGTAATGTACGGATCCGCACGCGTAATCGCTGGAGATAACTGCCTGCCAGTGGCTGAGCAGGACGCAGTGTGGCAATTCCATGCAGAATTCTATGATCCGGCCGATTCCGGGCTTACCATTTCAGGTAAGGATAATTATCCCGGTGGTATGCCGGATACATCTGTTATTAATGACTGGATATTTTTGGTCGCTGATAATAGCGCATCCTATTTATATAAAGGAACCGACACTATTTATATGCCTCACTTTTTCGGGGTAAATCCAAGTGTCCAAAAGTTTGGTATGCAGATAGGAGAAAATGCCAATGGTAAAAATCTTAGCTATGGCATGGCCTGGTGGTTTACATACGTTAATGGTAGCCGGACAGGCGTTGGAGATTATTCTACAGAGCTGGACACTATTTGTGTGGGTGAGCCGATCCCTCCTGCCCCACCTGCCCCGCCAGCAGGCCCTTGCGACTGTGAAGGCAGGATGAAAGAAGTGCAGGTAGTTTACTCCGGCCCCAGTAACGTGACCATTTCTACGAAGAGCATGCAGGGCAACCGTAACGGCACAAATGCCACCGTATTCAATAATGTGCAGGATGGAGACACCTTAGTCGCTAAAAGCAGTGATGCAAGCCTGGACAGGTTCGGCCCTTTCCTCGACTTCTTTGTGTCTGGAAATTCTAATTTGGATCAGCGAATTCATACATCCTGCTCTCAGGATATTCTTGGCAATACTTACGGAGCATTTTACGTCCACGCGCATACTGACTATCAGAACAACCATTGCAATGCGACCTTGAATCCAATGATGGTACAGGATGAGCAGGATCAGATAGAAACCGGCCTGGCCAATGAGACCGATGGCGGACATCAACCGGCATTTGGAGAGATGACGAAAGACCTGGAAACACAGGCTGAAAAGGCAGATGGAAAAACAACTCATACCGCCAGCGGTCTGGAAGTATATCCTAATCCTTTTAACAATCAGGTTCAGATCTCATTTTATAATAAGAGCAATGAAGGGAACACGGTGCTGAAAGTAACAGACGCACTCGGAAAGGTGATCCTCCGGGAAGTCGTCTCCGGCAGCAACAATGCCTGGATACAACGGACAGTTGAGATCAATGGAAAAGCGGGACTTTACATTCTGAGTATTGAGAATGCTGAAGGATTGCAGACCAAACGCCTGATCAAGTTCTAA
- the mraZ gene encoding division/cell wall cluster transcriptional repressor MraZ, whose amino-acid sequence MTYFLGEFACKADIKGRILLPAGLKKQLPPEADEKFVINRGFEQNLVLYPRTEWERITSEINKLNPYNKKNREFIRYFFRGATELQLDSNGRLLLPKPLLQYAGIDKDMILFAHTGKIEVWGKQIYDNMLSSEPEDFADLAEEVMGNKRSDDAING is encoded by the coding sequence ATGACCTATTTCCTGGGAGAATTTGCTTGCAAGGCCGACATCAAGGGGCGGATTCTGCTCCCGGCAGGCCTTAAAAAGCAATTGCCTCCGGAAGCGGATGAGAAATTTGTCATTAATCGTGGGTTTGAGCAAAACCTGGTACTGTACCCGCGTACCGAATGGGAACGTATCACATCGGAAATCAATAAACTCAATCCATATAATAAGAAGAATCGCGAGTTCATCCGATACTTTTTCAGAGGTGCTACTGAGCTGCAACTTGATAGTAACGGACGGCTGTTGCTACCTAAGCCGCTCCTGCAATATGCTGGTATAGACAAGGATATGATCCTTTTTGCGCATACCGGCAAAATTGAGGTATGGGGCAAGCAAATATACGACAATATGTTGAGCAGCGAGCCTGAAGACTTTGCTGATCTCGCTGAAGAAGTAATGGGCAATAAAAGATCTGATGATGCAATCAATGGCTGA
- a CDS encoding penicillin-binding protein, giving the protein MNVKRNILLRVYVAFFLMVLLSVAILVQIVKVQQVQGKYWKQQAQSLTTAFVNIDPIRGNIYAADGSLMATSLPIYDLRLDLNADALTDEVFYNNIDSLSWCLANYFKDRSAREYRNLLVNERNKGARYFLLKRDLNHIELKKVIKFPMFRLGRYRGGVIVEQNSQRKKPFQVLAARTLGFKVKDVRPVGLEGAYDHYLSGTAGKRLMQKVSGGIWIPINDENEMDPENGQDITTTIDINIQDVTESALLKQLLRYDAHHGCAIVMEVETGAIKAIANLAVDKDGKYGERYNYAIGESTEPGSTFKLASAMALLEHGYMKPTDTIHTFNGEVKFYDRTMRDASEEGGSGVMTLQEVFSKSSNVGISRAINKNYGSNPAKFIDFLNEVGLNDPVELQIAGEGKPVIKSPSDKSWSGTTLPWMSIGYEVRMTPVQMLTLYNAVANKGRMMKPYFVSEVTQVGNTVEKFDPVALKEKICSDQTLQQLLSMMTEVVDSGTAVNIRTSQYKIAGKTGTAQVLNEGSYRRTLKYQASFAGFFPADKPKYSCIVVISDPKDVYYGAWVAGPVFREIADKIYSNNIEIQTENNPEAIAQPSVQTMMRHGYEPDIKLIYENLQVPYRDRTVVDGWVKPEVKQEKVEWRRQLQKENEVPDVRGLALTDAVFLLENHGLDVGFSGSGKVVSQSVIPGTPIISRRKIDLTLN; this is encoded by the coding sequence ATGAACGTTAAAAGGAACATACTGCTGAGGGTCTATGTCGCCTTTTTCCTGATGGTGCTTCTGTCTGTGGCTATTCTTGTGCAGATCGTGAAGGTACAACAGGTGCAGGGGAAATATTGGAAGCAGCAGGCCCAATCGCTTACTACGGCTTTCGTGAATATTGATCCCATCCGGGGAAATATTTATGCGGCTGACGGAAGCCTTATGGCCACCTCGCTGCCCATCTATGATTTACGGCTGGACCTGAATGCCGATGCCCTGACGGACGAGGTTTTTTATAACAACATAGATTCGCTTTCCTGGTGTCTCGCAAATTATTTTAAGGACCGGAGTGCCCGTGAATACAGGAATTTGCTCGTAAATGAGCGTAATAAAGGCGCCCGCTATTTCTTGCTGAAGCGCGACCTCAATCACATCGAGTTGAAGAAGGTAATCAAATTCCCAATGTTCAGGCTGGGGCGTTACAGAGGCGGTGTTATCGTGGAACAAAACAGCCAAAGGAAAAAGCCTTTTCAGGTGCTGGCAGCACGGACCCTGGGATTCAAAGTAAAGGATGTACGTCCGGTAGGATTGGAAGGTGCTTATGATCATTACCTCTCCGGAACTGCCGGAAAGCGGTTGATGCAGAAAGTCTCTGGCGGAATTTGGATTCCTATCAATGATGAAAATGAAATGGATCCGGAAAATGGTCAGGACATTACCACTACTATTGATATTAATATTCAGGATGTAACGGAGAGTGCCTTGCTGAAGCAACTCCTGCGATACGATGCCCACCACGGATGCGCCATAGTAATGGAGGTGGAAACAGGCGCCATCAAGGCCATTGCGAACCTGGCGGTGGATAAAGACGGAAAATACGGGGAACGGTATAACTATGCTATCGGAGAAAGCACTGAGCCGGGTTCGACATTCAAACTGGCTTCGGCCATGGCACTGCTGGAGCATGGATATATGAAGCCTACTGATACCATCCACACCTTTAATGGCGAGGTGAAATTTTATGACAGAACCATGCGTGATGCCTCTGAAGAAGGCGGCTCCGGGGTAATGACGCTCCAGGAGGTTTTCTCAAAGTCTTCTAACGTGGGAATTTCAAGAGCCATAAACAAAAACTACGGAAGCAACCCCGCCAAGTTTATAGACTTTCTCAATGAAGTGGGACTGAATGATCCTGTTGAATTGCAGATCGCTGGGGAAGGGAAGCCGGTCATCAAATCTCCCAGTGACAAGAGCTGGAGCGGAACCACGCTGCCCTGGATGTCTATCGGCTATGAAGTGAGAATGACGCCTGTGCAAATGCTGACGCTATATAATGCCGTAGCCAACAAAGGCCGGATGATGAAACCCTACTTCGTGAGTGAAGTGACCCAGGTGGGGAATACCGTGGAAAAATTCGACCCTGTAGCGCTCAAGGAAAAAATCTGCTCCGATCAAACGCTGCAGCAATTACTGTCCATGATGACGGAGGTGGTGGATAGTGGCACTGCCGTAAATATCCGTACGTCCCAATATAAGATTGCCGGAAAAACAGGTACTGCGCAGGTTCTGAATGAAGGCAGCTACCGGAGAACCTTAAAGTATCAGGCTTCCTTTGCCGGATTTTTCCCTGCTGATAAACCGAAATATTCCTGCATCGTGGTGATCAGCGATCCCAAGGATGTTTACTACGGTGCCTGGGTGGCAGGTCCTGTATTCCGTGAAATCGCGGATAAGATATATTCCAATAACATTGAGATCCAAACGGAAAACAATCCTGAAGCCATTGCGCAGCCAAGCGTCCAAACGATGATGCGCCACGGCTATGAGCCGGATATCAAACTGATATATGAAAACCTGCAGGTTCCTTATCGCGATCGTACCGTAGTGGATGGTTGGGTAAAGCCGGAGGTGAAGCAGGAGAAAGTGGAATGGAGGCGGCAGCTTCAAAAGGAGAATGAAGTGCCTGACGTCAGAGGACTTGCCCTCACAGATGCGGTGTTCCTGCTGGAAAACCACGGTCTTGATGTAGGATTCAGTGGCTCAGGAAAAGTGGTCAGCCAGTCTGTGATTCCCGGCACTCCCATTATTTCAAGAAGAAAAATTGATTTAACACTTAATTAA
- a CDS encoding protease complex subunit PrcB family protein — protein MMKNVLLFLMVTLTLCNCQRKSAPQEADLSPPRPFTLSSTQGGLDSEFFVIINNEHDWEHLWREMLISGTGSNPPPLNFQDSIVAVAFQGMKGTGGYSVSIVEVVEKSNMVIVYAEYVSPGENCMVTQATSMPFAMIQLPKPEGDTPVLMEKIEKVDNCGEE, from the coding sequence ATGATGAAAAATGTTCTTCTTTTTTTGATGGTGACGCTTACGCTATGCAACTGCCAACGAAAATCGGCTCCTCAGGAAGCCGATCTATCGCCACCTCGCCCCTTTACATTATCTTCCACACAGGGAGGGCTTGACAGCGAATTTTTTGTCATCATCAATAATGAGCACGACTGGGAGCATTTGTGGCGGGAAATGCTGATTTCAGGAACCGGCTCTAATCCACCTCCCCTTAACTTTCAGGATAGCATTGTGGCGGTTGCTTTCCAGGGAATGAAGGGAACGGGAGGTTATAGCGTCTCTATAGTTGAGGTGGTAGAAAAGAGCAACATGGTAATCGTTTATGCAGAGTATGTTTCGCCTGGCGAGAATTGTATGGTAACGCAGGCTACCTCTATGCCTTTCGCCATGATCCAACTTCCAAAACCTGAAGGAGACACGCCTGTACTCATGGAAAAAATTGAGAAGGTGGACAATTGTGGGGAAGAGTGA
- a CDS encoding FtsL-like putative cell division protein, translating into MGNTARKKEPPDVKEKKSSLRLVFDPAFKVDKYQMPRLIPFILYLTFWAILYIANTHYAEGTLISINKMNKELKELRADYLTIKADLMFRSKQSEVAKMVESQGINELDEPPKKIYTEE; encoded by the coding sequence ATGGGAAACACAGCAAGAAAGAAGGAGCCACCTGACGTAAAGGAAAAGAAAAGTTCATTGAGGCTTGTGTTTGATCCTGCCTTTAAGGTGGACAAGTATCAGATGCCCAGGCTGATTCCATTCATTCTGTATCTTACTTTCTGGGCCATCCTGTACATAGCCAATACGCATTACGCAGAAGGCACCCTGATCAGTATCAATAAAATGAATAAAGAATTGAAGGAACTGCGGGCAGACTACCTCACCATTAAGGCAGACCTGATGTTTCGGAGCAAGCAATCTGAAGTGGCCAAAATGGTGGAGAGCCAGGGCATTAACGAACTTGATGAACCCCCTAAAAAGATTTACACTGAAGAATAA
- a CDS encoding ligase-associated DNA damage response DEXH box helicase: MNAYQIIKSWFSSKGWKSFPFQEEVWQAYLRGENGLLNAPTGSGKTYALGVAAVLEWMRNYPDHYQSQTNNGLQLLWVTPLKALSKDIEKALTELVNETGISWKVGKRTGDTSSGERERQKRQMPEILIITPESLHLLLASKGYPAMFRNLRLVVADEWHELLGTKRGVHTELALSRLKSVASNLRIWGISATIGNLQEATEVLLGEDMHAKPFRIVRANIEKRVKIETLLPDEVERFPWAGHLGIKMLDKVIPIIRDSKTTLIFTNTRSQCEIWYQRLLEAYPELAGVLAIHHGSISSETRTWVEEALHQGILKAVVCTSSLDLGVDFHPVDTVVQVGSPKSVGRFLQRAGRSGHQPGAVSVIYFAPTSSLELIEGAALRTAADTRHVEDRIPVLKPMDVLCQYLVTLAVSEGFEPAKILSEIRKTFSYGMLREDEWQWALQFITSGGATLQQYEEYSKVEVENGRYLVNSRKTALRHRLSIGTIVSEASMRIKFLRGSSIGSIEESFIARMKPGDVFVFAGRVLELIHIKGMIAYVKRSKKKTGIIPRWDGGRMPLSSQLSEMYRDKLDEYLEKKINAVEVEKMVPLLDLQFKRSGIPHKDEFMIEVLETTEGYHAFFYPFEGRLVHEGLAALFAFRISQIMPISFSIAMNDYGFELLADKPIPLEEAIKQGLFDTHRLVDDIQQSVNSTEMARRKFREIAAIAGLVFSGYPGRNKSNKHLQASSGLLFDVFSEYDRNNLLILQAYEEVLTFQLEEGRMRKALERIRQQKLLITHPSRPTPFAFPILVDRLREKISSEKLEDRIKRMQILYDEA, encoded by the coding sequence TTGAATGCTTATCAAATAATCAAAAGCTGGTTTAGCAGCAAAGGCTGGAAATCTTTTCCATTCCAGGAAGAAGTTTGGCAGGCATATCTGCGGGGTGAAAACGGCCTCCTCAATGCCCCTACCGGCAGCGGAAAAACTTACGCACTTGGTGTCGCAGCAGTACTGGAATGGATGAGAAACTATCCTGATCATTACCAAAGCCAAACCAACAATGGGCTGCAACTCCTTTGGGTTACTCCGCTGAAGGCACTATCAAAAGACATCGAAAAGGCCCTCACAGAACTCGTAAATGAAACCGGAATATCCTGGAAGGTAGGAAAGCGGACGGGCGATACTTCATCAGGGGAGAGGGAGCGGCAGAAGCGGCAAATGCCGGAAATCCTGATCATCACCCCGGAAAGCCTGCACTTGCTCCTGGCTTCAAAAGGTTACCCTGCAATGTTCCGCAACCTGAGATTAGTAGTGGCGGATGAATGGCACGAATTGCTCGGAACAAAACGTGGCGTTCACACAGAACTCGCCCTTTCACGTTTGAAATCTGTGGCATCCAACCTTCGCATCTGGGGCATATCGGCAACCATCGGAAACCTGCAGGAAGCAACCGAAGTGCTGCTAGGCGAGGACATGCATGCTAAACCTTTTCGTATTGTGCGGGCCAACATTGAGAAGAGGGTGAAGATTGAAACGTTGCTGCCTGACGAAGTGGAGCGGTTTCCCTGGGCCGGCCACCTCGGAATTAAAATGCTGGACAAGGTGATCCCTATCATTCGCGACAGCAAAACCACCCTGATTTTTACCAATACAAGATCGCAATGCGAAATATGGTACCAGCGGCTACTGGAGGCTTACCCCGAACTGGCCGGAGTGCTGGCCATTCACCACGGCTCCATTAGTAGCGAAACGCGCACCTGGGTGGAAGAGGCGCTTCACCAAGGTATTTTAAAGGCGGTGGTCTGCACCTCCAGCCTCGATCTGGGTGTAGATTTCCACCCGGTTGACACAGTGGTGCAGGTGGGAAGCCCGAAGAGTGTAGGGCGCTTTTTGCAGCGTGCAGGGCGAAGCGGCCACCAGCCGGGCGCAGTAAGTGTGATTTATTTTGCCCCTACCAGTTCACTCGAATTAATAGAAGGCGCAGCCCTCCGCACGGCTGCCGATACGCGGCATGTGGAAGACCGCATACCGGTGCTTAAACCCATGGATGTGCTTTGCCAATATCTGGTTACCCTCGCTGTTTCTGAAGGTTTTGAACCGGCAAAAATTTTAAGTGAGATCAGAAAAACTTTTTCCTACGGGATGCTGCGCGAAGATGAATGGCAATGGGCGCTACAGTTCATCACTTCCGGAGGCGCCACCTTGCAGCAATACGAGGAGTATTCTAAAGTAGAAGTGGAAAATGGACGCTATCTGGTAAACAGCCGGAAGACTGCCTTGCGGCACCGCCTCTCCATCGGCACCATCGTGAGCGAAGCCAGTATGAGAATAAAATTCCTCAGGGGCAGCAGCATCGGTAGTATAGAAGAATCATTTATTGCACGAATGAAACCGGGAGATGTATTCGTGTTTGCAGGCCGGGTGCTGGAACTGATCCATATCAAGGGAATGATCGCGTACGTAAAAAGAAGCAAGAAAAAAACAGGTATTATTCCGCGCTGGGATGGTGGTCGAATGCCGCTTTCATCCCAGCTTTCAGAAATGTACCGTGATAAACTGGATGAATATCTTGAAAAAAAGATCAATGCCGTTGAAGTTGAAAAAATGGTCCCGTTGCTGGATTTGCAATTCAAGCGTTCGGGAATTCCCCACAAGGATGAGTTCATGATCGAAGTGTTGGAAACAACGGAAGGATACCACGCCTTTTTTTATCCTTTTGAAGGACGCCTTGTACACGAGGGGCTGGCCGCACTTTTCGCTTTTCGAATCAGTCAGATCATGCCCATCAGCTTCAGCATAGCGATGAATGATTACGGTTTTGAGCTATTGGCAGATAAACCCATTCCGCTGGAAGAAGCCATTAAGCAGGGGTTGTTTGATACCCATCGGTTGGTGGATGATATCCAGCAAAGCGTGAACTCAACTGAAATGGCGAGGCGTAAATTTCGTGAAATTGCCGCCATTGCCGGTCTGGTATTCTCAGGATATCCGGGCAGGAATAAAAGCAACAAGCATCTCCAGGCCTCTTCGGGATTGCTCTTCGATGTATTTAGCGAATATGATCGTAACAACCTCCTCATTCTTCAGGCTTATGAAGAGGTGCTTACTTTTCAACTGGAAGAAGGACGTATGCGAAAAGCGCTGGAACGCATCCGGCAGCAAAAGCTCCTCATCACCCACCCCTCACGGCCCACACCTTTCGCCTTCCCCATTTTGGTGGATCGTCTCCGTGAGAAAATTTCCTCGGAGAAGCTTGAGGATCGCATTAAGCGCATGCAGATCCTGTACGATGAAGCCTGA
- the rsmH gene encoding 16S rRNA (cytosine(1402)-N(4))-methyltransferase RsmH, producing the protein MMQSMAEYHIPVMAKECIDALAIQPEGTYVDATFGGGGHAAEILVRLGEKGKLIAFDKDEDALLNAPRMERLILVHHDYAYMKNYLRYLGTIPVQGILADLGISSHQVDTADRGFSFRYDAALDMRMDADLELTAATLLNTYKEKDLQQVFGMLGEVPNARTLAEEVVRRRQIAEIGTTGELVDIAGAVCPASVPEKKYLAQVFQALRIEVNQELENLKSFLEQAAAVLAPGGRLVVLTYHSLEDRLVKNFFRTGKFRGNEDKDIFGNVRKPLRQLHSKPLIPSVEEVVLNPRARSAKLRVAEKLK; encoded by the coding sequence ATGATGCAATCAATGGCTGAATACCACATACCCGTGATGGCGAAGGAGTGTATTGATGCACTCGCCATCCAACCGGAGGGCACGTATGTAGACGCCACCTTTGGCGGAGGGGGCCATGCCGCTGAAATCCTGGTACGGCTTGGAGAAAAGGGAAAACTCATCGCTTTTGATAAAGATGAGGATGCACTGCTCAACGCTCCGCGGATGGAACGGCTGATACTGGTACACCATGACTATGCTTACATGAAGAATTACCTCCGGTATCTGGGTACCATACCTGTGCAGGGAATATTGGCTGACCTCGGTATTTCCTCCCACCAAGTGGATACGGCAGATCGCGGATTTTCTTTCCGGTATGATGCAGCGCTGGATATGCGCATGGATGCCGATTTGGAATTGACAGCAGCCACACTGCTTAATACCTATAAAGAGAAAGACCTCCAGCAGGTCTTCGGCATGTTGGGCGAAGTACCCAACGCCCGCACACTTGCAGAGGAGGTAGTGCGCAGAAGGCAAATCGCGGAGATCGGCACTACCGGTGAACTGGTGGATATTGCAGGGGCAGTTTGCCCGGCCTCTGTTCCTGAAAAGAAATACCTGGCGCAGGTATTCCAGGCGCTGCGCATTGAGGTAAATCAGGAACTGGAAAACCTCAAGAGCTTCCTGGAGCAGGCTGCTGCAGTATTGGCTCCGGGTGGCAGACTCGTGGTGCTTACCTATCATTCACTGGAAGATCGCCTGGTGAAAAACTTCTTTCGCACGGGAAAATTCAGGGGAAACGAGGATAAGGACATTTTTGGAAACGTACGTAAACCCTTGCGCCAGTTGCATTCAAAGCCTCTTATTCCATCCGTGGAGGAAGTGGTGCTCAATCCGAGGGCAAGAAGTGCAAAACTCCGGGTAGCAGAAAAATTAAAATGA